One region of Marivirga arenosa genomic DNA includes:
- a CDS encoding Rossmann-like and DUF2520 domain-containing protein — MRNAAYHISFIGAGNVAWHLAPALENVGHYVKEVYSPSGKSAKKLVGNLYDAVVKENLDFSESPSQIFILAIPDDEIENVAKEIIFPDQSLLVHTSGSKPLSALEYSSASATGVFYPLQTFSKSRQVSFERIPFLLESENKEALRILQNLAKSLSKDVQLVSTAQRKQLHLAAVFACNFTNHMMSISEGIMNNAQLDFKLLTPLIMETIEKALNHSPSTVQTGPAKRGDLETLDKHMEMLNNNENVQAIYRMISQHILDQH, encoded by the coding sequence GTGAGAAATGCTGCTTATCATATTAGTTTTATTGGTGCAGGTAATGTAGCCTGGCACCTTGCTCCTGCATTGGAAAATGTTGGGCACTATGTGAAAGAAGTATATAGCCCAAGTGGAAAAAGCGCTAAAAAACTAGTAGGAAATTTATATGATGCGGTAGTCAAAGAGAATCTTGATTTCTCTGAAAGTCCTTCTCAAATCTTTATACTGGCTATTCCAGATGATGAAATTGAAAATGTAGCCAAAGAGATCATTTTTCCAGATCAAAGCTTGCTGGTTCATACTTCAGGCAGTAAGCCATTAAGTGCTTTAGAATATTCGAGCGCTTCAGCAACAGGGGTTTTTTATCCCCTACAAACCTTTTCAAAAAGCCGGCAGGTTTCATTTGAACGAATACCATTCTTATTAGAAAGTGAAAATAAAGAAGCTTTAAGGATATTACAGAACCTAGCCAAATCCTTAAGTAAGGATGTACAACTAGTTTCAACTGCCCAAAGGAAACAATTACATTTGGCGGCAGTATTTGCTTGTAACTTTACGAATCATATGATGAGTATATCTGAGGGAATCATGAACAATGCTCAACTTGATTTCAAGTTACTCACTCCTCTGATAATGGAAACCATCGAAAAGGCATTGAATCATTCTCCTTCAACAGTTCAAACAGGCCCGGCCAAAAGAGGGGATTTGGAAACTTTAGATAAGCATATGGAAATGCTTAATAATAATGAAAATGTGCAGGCGATATATAGAATGATCAGTCAGCATATTTTAGACCAACACTAA
- a CDS encoding geranylgeranylglycerol-phosphate geranylgeranyltransferase: MTPQLPKNFSFPGFVRLIRVQNLIIIVLTQYLTALFLLEGISIFNLELFLLSLSTVFLAAAGYIINDYYDVKIDYINKPDKVIVGKVIKRRVVLFWHTFLNFAAIIMGGFLDPKIAGIHFIAAFFLWLYSNQLKRLPFIGNFIVALLTGLSISIITIYFGQKPILVHTYALFAFAISLIREIIKDMEDWQGDANYGCKTLPIIWGLRKTKLLVYVLIAAFYFLIFYMTEFLENDILYFYFSGLTLFVIFFVHKLRLADTVKHYHFLSNFCKVIMLSGILSMLFF, translated from the coding sequence ATGACACCACAATTGCCTAAAAACTTTTCTTTCCCTGGTTTTGTAAGGCTTATTCGTGTCCAGAATTTGATCATCATAGTCCTGACACAGTATTTAACTGCATTATTCTTACTAGAAGGAATTTCTATATTTAACCTAGAGTTATTCCTACTGAGCTTGAGTACTGTATTTTTAGCAGCCGCTGGCTACATCATCAATGATTATTATGATGTAAAAATTGATTACATCAATAAACCCGATAAAGTTATTGTTGGCAAAGTAATTAAAAGAAGGGTCGTTTTATTTTGGCATACCTTTTTAAATTTCGCAGCTATCATTATGGGTGGTTTTTTAGATCCTAAAATAGCAGGGATTCATTTTATTGCTGCTTTTTTCTTGTGGTTATATTCCAATCAGCTTAAAAGATTACCCTTTATAGGTAACTTCATAGTAGCATTATTAACTGGGCTTTCCATATCAATCATTACGATTTACTTTGGTCAGAAACCTATTTTGGTTCATACTTATGCACTTTTTGCTTTTGCAATAAGTCTTATCCGTGAAATCATTAAAGACATGGAAGATTGGCAGGGAGATGCTAATTATGGCTGCAAAACCTTACCTATTATCTGGGGATTAAGAAAAACGAAGCTGCTGGTTTATGTTTTAATAGCCGCTTTCTATTTCTTGATATTCTACATGACCGAGTTTCTGGAAAACGACATTTTATATTTTTACTTCTCTGGCTTAACCTTATTCGTAATCTTCTTTGTTCATAAATTAAGATTAGCCGATACTGTTAAGCATTACCACTTCCTTAGCAATTTCTGTAAAGTCATTATGCTTAGTGGAATATTGAGCATGTTATTTTTTTAG
- a CDS encoding M28 family peptidase → MKKLFPYLFLSFFIIACGSDKENKQKENLTTKRKDLQVPSFNQSRAYQYVADQVAFGPRVPNTKPHRLTKEYIINQLDSAGAKVQTQDFEAETYDGEIWNLSNIIASVDPAKKKRILLAAHWDSRKIADKDTERKNEPIDGANDGASGVGVILEIAKTIQETKNKPEIGIDIILFDGEDNGEPYGMASNDPSKTWWCLGSQHWSKNKHVPGYSAYYGILLDMVGAKDAQFHKEGYSMKYAPSIVDKVWDTSAEIGYGRFFVNNRVGPITDDHYFVNEFGKIPMIDIIAHDPNSDQFFPSYHHTHNDNMEIISKETLKAVGQTLLQVIYEE, encoded by the coding sequence ATGAAAAAATTATTCCCATATCTGTTTTTGTCATTTTTTATCATTGCTTGTGGCTCTGATAAAGAAAATAAGCAAAAAGAAAACCTTACTACTAAGAGAAAAGACCTTCAAGTTCCAAGCTTTAATCAATCTAGAGCCTATCAATATGTAGCAGATCAAGTGGCATTCGGCCCAAGAGTACCCAACACAAAACCTCATAGGCTCACTAAAGAATATATTATTAATCAATTAGACAGTGCTGGCGCTAAAGTGCAAACTCAAGATTTTGAAGCGGAAACGTATGATGGTGAGATATGGAATTTAAGTAATATTATCGCTTCTGTGGATCCTGCTAAGAAAAAAAGAATACTTTTAGCTGCACACTGGGATAGTCGTAAAATAGCTGACAAGGATACAGAAAGAAAAAACGAACCAATAGATGGGGCGAATGATGGCGCTAGTGGTGTTGGCGTAATTTTGGAAATAGCTAAAACCATTCAGGAAACAAAAAATAAACCGGAAATTGGAATAGATATTATTTTATTTGATGGAGAAGATAATGGTGAGCCATACGGTATGGCAAGTAATGATCCATCCAAAACATGGTGGTGTTTAGGTTCTCAACATTGGAGTAAGAATAAGCATGTACCAGGTTATTCTGCCTATTATGGGATTTTACTAGATATGGTGGGAGCTAAAGATGCTCAGTTTCATAAAGAGGGTTATTCAATGAAATATGCTCCTTCTATAGTTGATAAGGTTTGGGATACTTCAGCAGAAATTGGCTATGGAAGATTCTTTGTTAATAATAGAGTAGGGCCTATTACAGATGATCATTATTTTGTGAACGAGTTTGGAAAAATTCCCATGATTGATATTATTGCGCATGACCCCAATTCAGATCAGTTTTTTCCATCGTACCATCACACCCATAACGATAATATGGAGATAATATCAAAAGAAACTTTAAAGGCTGTAGGCCAAACTTTATTACAAGTGATTTACGAAGAATAG
- a CDS encoding MaoC family dehydratase, with amino-acid sequence MQPIQISSFKEFKAYEGKELGVSDWHTIDQEQVNKFADATIDHQWIHIDEERAAKSQFGGTIAHGYLTLSLAPYLWEQIANVTNLKMMINYGIEKLKFNQAVKVGSAVRLKAKLNSIVDLRGVSKAQIDIVMEIKDEKKPAYSASLIFLYHFN; translated from the coding sequence ATGCAACCTATTCAAATTAGCAGTTTCAAAGAATTTAAGGCCTATGAAGGAAAAGAACTAGGGGTTTCTGATTGGCATACGATTGATCAAGAACAAGTAAATAAATTTGCAGATGCTACTATTGATCACCAATGGATTCATATTGATGAAGAGAGAGCAGCAAAAAGTCAATTTGGGGGAACAATTGCGCATGGTTACTTAACATTATCTTTAGCTCCATATTTATGGGAGCAGATTGCTAATGTTACTAACTTGAAAATGATGATAAATTACGGTATTGAGAAATTGAAATTCAATCAAGCCGTTAAGGTAGGCTCAGCCGTTAGACTAAAAGCTAAACTTAATTCTATCGTAGACTTAAGAGGGGTGAGTAAAGCCCAGATTGATATCGTTATGGAGATAAAAGATGAGAAAAAGCCAGCATATAGCGCTTCGTTAATCTTTTTATATCATTTCAATTAA
- a CDS encoding SIMPL domain-containing protein, giving the protein MKKISILILALIIAFSTYAQDSNNALRTIKVTGIAEDEIKPDILYFSISLKEYKLNSGSKFLISGLEDQLIKAVENAGIDQENLKVENVYGYNYDWKEKNNKDFLAKKQFQLKLTDVDKLNQILSEIDPKGIEYARITQYTHSNINELNQNLQVEAVKNAKAKAEVLLEPLGEKLGKVIEMSENQRDFQPIYYKSVSNNRMLAASSENSSIISDLDFKNIKLKAEVHIVFSIQ; this is encoded by the coding sequence ATGAAAAAGATCAGTATATTAATTCTCGCTTTAATTATAGCGTTTTCCACTTATGCTCAGGATTCAAATAATGCTTTAAGAACTATAAAAGTAACAGGAATTGCGGAAGATGAAATCAAGCCTGACATCCTCTATTTCAGCATTTCGCTTAAAGAATATAAATTAAATTCAGGCAGTAAATTTCTGATCAGTGGCTTGGAAGATCAATTAATTAAAGCAGTAGAAAATGCTGGAATTGATCAGGAAAACCTGAAAGTTGAAAATGTATATGGATATAATTACGATTGGAAAGAAAAAAATAATAAAGACTTTCTAGCTAAAAAACAGTTTCAGCTTAAGCTCACTGATGTTGATAAACTCAATCAGATATTATCTGAAATTGATCCTAAAGGAATTGAGTACGCTAGAATAACGCAATATACTCACTCTAATATCAATGAACTGAATCAAAACCTTCAAGTAGAAGCCGTTAAAAATGCAAAGGCTAAGGCTGAAGTATTATTAGAGCCCTTAGGAGAAAAGTTAGGAAAAGTAATTGAAATGAGTGAAAATCAAAGAGACTTTCAACCAATCTATTATAAGTCTGTTTCAAATAACAGAATGCTTGCGGCTTCAAGCGAAAATTCATCTATAATTTCTGATTTAGATTTTAAAAACATAAAATTAAAAGCTGAAGTACATATTGTCTTTTCTATTCAATAA